Genomic segment of Chionomys nivalis chromosome 17, mChiNiv1.1, whole genome shotgun sequence:
CTGTCTGGCCGAGTCATGCCAGGCCGTGTGGGCACCATCATAGGGCGAGCAGGGGGTCTCATCATTGGAGGCCCGGGCATCATGGGCATATGgccacccatgggaggcctcattCCAGGAGCAGGTCCCACAGGCATCAtcccaggaggaggaggacccATCATCGGCATCATGGGAGGGCCTCCCATGTGGGGTGCAGGCATCATGCCAGGGCGAGGAGGACCCGGGAGACTGGGGGGAGGCGGGATCATGGCCcctgcaggaggaggagcagagaatGGAGCTGGAGGTATCTTTCCTTGTTGAAATGCAGCCGTTGTTTTGTCAATCAGGCTCTGGGCCTGCTCTTCCATCCATTTCTGGTAGTAGTCTTTCACGTTCTCCTTGTGCTTCCGACCGCTGCAGTGTGTCTTTCTCACAGATGGAGAATCATGGGTAAGATACGTATCACAGTAGTCACAATAAAACTTAGGCATGTTGCTCCGCAGGCCGTTGGCTCCGGGGCAAGGTTTTCATCCATGTAAATGTCACGGTAAGCGGTCTAGCATGTGGCATGGTGAAGGAGTGCTGGAAGCCAGGTCTCCTTTCTAATGTGGCTTCATGTGACCAAGCTGGTAATTTCGATTTATACTTCTATCAGATATGCTCAGCTGGCTTCCCAACTGACTTCTCAACACATTTTAGAAAGTTATTTTTGGGCGCatgttaattatacataatatgaagtttcactgtgacatttccaTTCATGTATAATGTACTTTGAACCCGTTCGCCCCATCTTTGCTCTCTTCCATTTCATTAATCCCTTTTTTTTAACAAGTTTAAAAATCTGTTCAGAACATGCAggcacaaaaaatacaaaatggtacagaactggggagatggctccatggataAAGGCtctgcttgtcaccaagcctgaagacctgagttttgtCTGAATGAtttacatgatggaaggaaagaaccggCTCTTGAAGTTTCTCTCTAGCCTCCATATGCATGtcatcatgtgtgtgcacacatgctcaatttcatacacacacacataccctcacaTGTATGcaccaaataaatacaaatgtaacaaaaagaatagaggggttagagagatggctgagtgattcagagcacagactgctcttgcaaaggaccagggaTCTATTCTCAGAACCTATGTGGTGGCTGAAAACTAcgtaactccagtcccatgggatacggtgccctcttctgacccctgaaAGCACTGCCTGCACACAGCACAtggacacatatacatgcagTTACACACATGTAATAAAAGTCAAacacatgtaataaaaataaatttaaaaaaagaactcaggagctgggcagtggtggcgcacgcctttaatcccagcacttgggaggcagaggcaggcggatctctgtgagttcgagaccagcctggtctacaagagctagttccaggacaggctccaaaaccacagagaaaccctgtctcaaaaaaaaaaaaaaccaaaaacaacaacaaaaaaacaacaaaaaaacaaacaaacaaaaaaagaactcagGGCAggtacacatatgaacatgtatacaAGACCCTGGACAAGCTCAAGCTCGACAAAATACCAGCCAGGGTTTGGGGGAAATGGGCACAAAGTCTCACCCCTATTTGAGGGGACATTGGTCACTGGTAGCTGCTGTGGGAGCTAGTGTCAGTTCTGTTAAGGGCGTGAACCCTGGTAGGTAGGCCAGCGCTCCAGAGCAGGCCTCAAGTCCAAGAGTATCTGAATGGCACACACTAGATtggattttaaaaagagagggaGCGAGAAAACAGGGAATTGGATGGGTAGGTAGATGGAAGCACACCTGGGACAAGGTAGATGAATATGAtccaaatacattatatgaaattatcagaagccgggcggtggtggcgcacgcctttaatcccagcactcgggaggcagaggcaggcggatctctgtgagttcgagaccagccttgtctacagagctagttccaggacaggctccaaaaccacagagaaaccctgtctcgaaaaagcaaaaaaaaaaaaacaaaaaaaaaaaagaaattatcagaGAATAAATGACAACATTATGTTTAACAAAGAATTTAGGGCTgagcagtgatgacacacacccttgatcctagcacttgagaggcagaagcaggtcggtctctgtgagttcaacaccagcctggtctatagattgagttccaggactggctccatagctacagagaaaacttacaccggaaaaaaaaaaaaaaaaaaaaaaaagaattaggtaGATACAAATAACTGTACTGCACATTTTCTATTTGCTTTCTGTCCCACCAGATAATTTATTTCTGAATTAATAATTAACTCTTGAATGATGTCTGCCAACTTGCCTAACAAatgttctttcaaaggacccaaATCAGGGATGCTTACAACTAACGGCctattccaggtgatctgatgccctcttctggcccctgcaggtactgcactcatgttacacacacacacacacacacacacacacctttataaAATAGAGTCAAGAATAGTTGGGAAAAATATATGCACTGAGGTGAAAAGGACTGTATGTTTGTTCTCTACGTGAGCAGATAAAAAGTGGCTCTAatgaagaatttgaaaataaagttgGTCCTTGGGTAAAGCAACCCAAGGTTAGGGACAGCTCTCCTAGAACATCTTCCTAGACAGAGAAGTATATGAAGACTAGCAGAAAGACTAAGACAGTTTTTATTGAGCCAGAGTTCAAGAAAATGATGGTTCACCTTGCAAGGAGGGGCAGAGAATAAAGAGCCAGCCACTTCAAGTCTCCATCCAGGGAGGTTTTTATTGGACATTAAAACTGGACTCCAGGCTGGGAGGTGGTAATGCACTTTGTtagtaccagcacttgggaggcagaggcaggtggatctctgaatttgaggaaaGACTGACCTACAGATCAAGGTCATTTGCTGAGACTAGATTCAACCATATTTTCCTATCCCAGCAGTAGCTGGAGTttagtctgtttttgttttcatgtttttttttttttttgaaggcttgatttcatttttacattGTGTGCCATGTGAGGGGGAAGCAATGCTTTTGAATGCAGCACATTCTGATTCTTATGTCCTTGAGGGTCAGCTTGAGGGTAACCGCCTTAGCTAGGATAAAGGTCAGCTGGTAGACAGGTCACCTATTTTAATAAATCCAGTTTTACTGGGACATGTCTGTGCCTAGTTGCTTATTTTACATAtggctattctctctctctctctctctctctctctctctctctctctctctctctctctctctctcatttttttgttttttgtttttttgagacagggtttctctgtagctttggagcctgtcctggaactagctcttgtagaacaggctggccttgaactcacagagattcgcctgcctctgcctcctgagtgctgggattaaaggcatgcaccaccaccgcccgacttatTCTCTTGCTCCTTTGGCAGAGATGAATGGTTGTGACAGGAACTGCATGGCCCACAGCATTAAATATAGCATATACTATCTGGTCCTTGGTACAGCAAAGTCAATTACCCCTGGCCAAGATAATCCAATCCATTTCTTATTATTAAATACCTCCCACGATGTAATGAATCCATTTTAGAATTTTCCAGtaacaggtttctttttttttttttttttttggtttttcgagacagggtttctctgtggctttggagcctgtcctggaactagctctgtagaccaggctggtctcgaactcacagagatccgcctgcctctgcctcccgagtgctgggatcagtaACAGGTTTCTTATTGCCACACTATGAAACCCTGCCAGGCCTGGCCTCCATTTTATATACCATGCAGCCATTCTGCAGTTGAGGCTTACACATCCAGGGAGTTTTGTCTGCCAGCTGGCAGGTGTTTTTTACCCACAAAC
This window contains:
- the LOC130888970 gene encoding U1 small nuclear ribonucleoprotein C — encoded protein: MPKFYCDYCDTYLTHDSPSVRKTHCSGRKHKENVKDYYQKWMEEQAQSLIDKTTAAFQQGKIPPAPFSAPPPAGAMIPPPPSLPGPPRPGMMPAPHMGGPPMMPMMGPPPPGMMPVGPAPGMRPPMGGHMPMMPGPPMMRPPARPMMVPTRPGMTRPDR